One Pomacea canaliculata isolate SZHN2017 linkage group LG9, ASM307304v1, whole genome shotgun sequence DNA segment encodes these proteins:
- the LOC112572136 gene encoding chorion peroxidase-like: MQIGQFLDHDISAIAVPTQENKPFKCCGVPANERHEECYPIDVPADDSTFNKCIEFIRSEPARYKNGSVMYPRRHENVITSFIDASMIYGSDLATVRKLRDKDGKGALLKTSFYKGRERLPRGDPNLASAKPPTATAPWLTVRKIIIAIWQNTVYGSFLPVILGPKTMDKYKLWTGKRMQFDPNVDPSLENAFATAAYRFGHSLVSNLLRIDKDYFLKDVFSDSTHIRENFELMCHGLVSWRNPAEDFDPLVVDSLTNHLFENKKKNRPGLDLSSINIQRGRDHGTAGINEYRKYFGKKPYVNFNQLNSAVELRSIYSHPDDIDLFTGGLCENRTEGAFVGETFAEILGMQFHDLKYGTSISLKPTIDVMDIRQSSSLPFLNTH; encoded by the exons ATGCAGATCGGTCAGTTTCTTGACCACGACATCAGCGCCATCGCGGTGCCCACCCAGGAAAACAAGCCCTTCAAGTGTTGTGGGGTACCAGCCAACGAAAGACACGA GGAGTGTTACCCAATCGACGTCCCAGCTGATGACTCCACCTTCAACAAATGCATAGAGTTCATTCGCTCGGAGCCTGCGCGCTACAAAAACGGTTCCGTCATGTACCCTCGTCGTCACGAGAACGTCATCACCTCCTTCATCGACGCCTCCATGATCTACGGCAGCGACCTGGCCACGGTGCGCAAGCTGCGCGACAAGGACGGCAAAGGGGCGCTACTCAAGACGTCGTTTTACAAAGGGAGAGAACGCCTACCCAGAGGGGACCCGAATCTTGCGTCAGCGAAACCCCCGACCGCTACTGCGCCATGGCTG acAGTGCGAAAAATCATAATCGCCATCTGGCAAAACACCGTCTACGGCTCATTCCTGCCTGTCATCTTGGGGCCAAAGACCATGGACAAGTACAAGCTGTGGACCGGCAAGAGGATGCAGTTTGACCCCAATGTTGACCCCTCCCTTGAGAACGCCTTCGCTACAGCTGCCTACCGCTTTGGCCACTCCCTGGTGTCCAACCTCTTGCGCATTGACAAGGATTACTTCCTGAAA GATGTCTTCAGTGATTCTACTCACATTCGTGAAAACTTCGAGTTGATGTGTCATGGTCTGGTCAGCTGGAGAAACCCTGCCGAGGATTTCGACCCCTTAGTGGTCGACAGTCTCACTAATCacctttttgaaaacaaaaaaaagaacaggcCTGGCCTTGACCTCTCCTCCATCAACATTCAG CGAGGACGAGACCACGGGACGGCAGGCATCAACGAATATCGCAAGTACTTTGGGAAAAAGCCCTATGTCAACTTTAACCAGCTCAACTCCGCTGTCGAACTCAGAAGCATCTACAG CCACCCGGACGACATCGATCTCTTCACTGGCGGCCTGTGCGAGAACAGAACGGAGGGAGCATTCGTCGGTGAGACCTTTGCTGAGATCCTGGGCATGCAGTTCCACGATCTGAAATATGGGACAAGTATTTCTTTGAAACCAACGATAGACGTTATGGACATTCGACAG AGCAGCTCTTTGCCATTTCTGAATACTCACTGA
- the LOC112572052 gene encoding LOW QUALITY PROTEIN: WASH complex subunit 4-like (The sequence of the model RefSeq protein was modified relative to this genomic sequence to represent the inferred CDS: inserted 1 base in 1 codon): MAGTAAAAATPTDWEFDKFDDGSVKIVGELQLKQYESFLEEYATQLKEIEDALDDSIGDSWDMTLDPIGLQVLPYEQTTLLQLIRTDNKILNKVLTVLAALCCEIEALKHEAETKFYGALLFYGEGEPEKGLEDGDAQVQMGRMFPLLQELSCFVTRSYEVVRNVVQQMACLYTSSRSGAKLIDVTDVHFQVVFEHLGXLLTVLITLDHIIEHHSTFMEHWTLYKRMVASVRHAPSKFSIPDEKVRPFEKLMMMLEGRLLDGMIFQNCVEQTFDSKEAYVSKNGPFAEEFAHNIKEWIAELETKIGEPNEVDHRRYLVGVTSLFILHFQVFRTVDKRVFRSLWDLYKKVPCVHLIGGVVWFGNEFLVTRLPHVTQLLDRKAQLAIQQQQVLWLQTRNQNLIRDMQALSTQVAAWMVRMESNLSRGNTLMEDLNNRCMLFLQGLLYAFNISHLVRTVMNLHVALQKPMTKTAVLSLCRLIELLKTIDHTFHRKSMLIAESVNHIVQFLSFKALNSLAIAKKRIMSDKKYSDTRLDVLSALVLAETVLNGPGTKERQLVLRLALAVGTKLKAFRDDEKVSLDDTLRKLELICTLREKLRAACDCSFMYWHRVIFPLYLDDLCENVTDTHRVHYMFGALRDCVTPMMVVRHLPSAQVLLDSFDQEITKTMKEHLLGPLCHAIETDLRLHIHLHLQLDDRNPFKVGLHDLSHLLHVRPIRFFHRTINIKAYVEHYLNKTFYNLTTVALHDWKTYGEMKNMAEQKYGLSLPESHLPSQTLEQGLDVLEIMRNIHVFVSKYLYNLNNQIFVERTSNNKHLNTINIRHIANSIRTHGIGIMNTTVNFTFQFLRKKFFIFSQFMYDEHIKSRLIKDWKFFRENHMQTDQKYPYDRADKFNKGIRKLGLTPDGESYLDQFRTLITQIGNAMGYIRMVRSGGLHCCSNAIRFIPDLEDIVNFEELTREEGLSPECQFAARNLDNVIENLAKNFAEGTEYFKMLVDVFAPEFRNPKNMHLRNLFVILPPLTLNFVEHSISCKEKMNRKNKVGAAFTDDGFAMGVAYILKLLDQYYEFDSLHWFQAVRDKFNKDKEQLGKQSAGGRADEKLQQTMSLTAKRLDQTLQEYEFLYYSLSSARIFFRADLTAAEEIEASTREEKGKQEGEAASPQNTQPAAGDTNPDTSRVNSSSAVPPPSPPVAPPAAPPPLSGSAAAPPPPPPPPPPPPPPPPPPPPPPPPPPPPPPPPPPPPPPPPPM, translated from the exons ATGGCAGGGACGGCGGCAGCTGCGGCTACACCCACCGACTGGGAGTTCGATAAATTCGACGATGGTTCTGTCA AAATTGTTGGTGAGCTGCAGCTGAAACAGTATGAAAGTTTCCTGGAGGAATATGCCACACAGCTTAAAGAAATTGAAGATGCACTGGATGATTCAATTGGCGATTCATGGGATATGACCCTAGATCCAATAGGGCTTCAG GTGCTGCCATATGAGCAAACAACACTTCTGCAGCTTATCCGCACGGACAACAAAATCTTAAACAAAGTTTTGACTGTCCTCGCAGCACTCTGCTGTGAAATAGAAGCTTTGAAACATGAAGCAGAAACAAAGTTCTATGGTGCCTTGCTCTTCTATGGTGAAGGAG AGCCTGAGAAAGGACTGGAAGATGGAGATGCACAAGTTCAGATGGGACGCATGTTTCCTTTGCTACAG GAGTTATCCTGCTTTGTGACAAGATCATATGAAGTTGTGAGAAATGTGGTACAGCAGATGGCATGTCTATACACCAGTTCAAG gagtGGAGCAAAGTTGATTGATGTTACAGATGTACACTTTCAG GTTGTGTTTGAGCATCTTG ATTTGTTGACAGTCCTTATCACACTAGATCACATAATAGAACATCACTCCACCTTCATGGAACACTGGACATTGTATAAACG AATGGTAGCTTCAGTCCGTCATGCACCCAGCAAGTTTAGCATTCCAGATGAAAAGGTGCGACCCTTTGAAAAACTCATGATGATGCTTGAGGGCCGTCTGCTGGATGGCATGATTTTCCAG AACTGTGTGGAGCAAACATTTGACAGCAAAGAAGCATACGTGTCCAAAAATGGACCATTTGCAGAAGAGTTTGCTcacaacattaaagaatggattGCAGAGTTGGAGACAAAAATTG GGGAGCCAAATGAAGTTGATCATCGTAGATATTTGGTAGGAGTGACCTCCCTTTTCATCTTGCACTTTCAAGTCTTCCGCACAGTGGACAAGCGTGTTTTCCGTTCACTTTGGGACTTGTACAAGAAAGTGCCTTGTGTGCATTTGATTGGAGGCGTGGTGTGGTTTGGCAATGAATTTTTGGTGACTCGCCTGCCACATGTTACACAGCTTCTTGATCGCAAGGCACAGCTGGCCATCCAACAGCAACAGGTGCTGTGGCTGCAGACACGAAACCAAAATCTAATTCG AGATATGCAGGCCCTCAGCACACAAGTGGCTGCTTGGATGGTTCGGATGGAATCCAACCTTTCACGAGGAAACACACTCATGGAAGACCTTAACAACCGCTGCATGCTGTTCTTACAA GGATTGCTGTACGCCTTCAACATTAGCCACCTAGTGAGGACAGTGATGAACCTACATGTAGCCCTACAGAAGCCAATGACCAAAACAGCTGTGCTGTCTCTTTGCCGTCTTATTGAGCTCCTAAAG ACTATTGACCACACCTTTCATAGGAAGAGCATGCTCATAGCAGAGAGTGTCAATCATATCGTGCAGTTCTTGTCTTTTAAAGCACTCAATTCTCTTGCCATTGCCAAG aaACGAATTATGTCCGACAAGAAATACAGCGACACGCGACTGGATGTGTTGTCAGCACTAGTGCTTGCTGAGACAGTACTAAATGGACCAG gcacaaaagaaagacaacttgTCCTGAGGCTTGCTTTAGCAGTTGGCACTAAGTTG aaagCATTCAGAGATGATGAGAAGGTCAGTCTTGATGATACGCTGAGAAAACTTGAGTTGATTTGCACTCTTAGAGAAAA GCTCCGAGCTGCCTGTGATTGCAGTTTCATGTACTGGCATCGTGTTATCTTCCCATTGTACCTggatgatttgtgtgagaatgtgaCAGACACCCATAGAGTACAT TACATGTTTGGAGCTCTGCGGGACTGCGTGACACCAATGATGGTCGTCAGACATTTACCATCTGCCCAGGTTTTGTTAGATTCATTTGATCAAGAGATTACCAAAACCATGAAGGAG CATTTACTGGGGCCATTATGTCATGCCATTGAAACAGACCTGCGACTGCATATTCATCTTCACCTGCAGCTGGATGACCGCAATCCTTTCAAGGTTGGCCTACATGACCTCTCCCATCTGCTGCATGTCCGTCCTATTCGGTTCTTCCATCGCACCATTAACATCAAAG CATACGTGGAGCACTACTTGAATAAGACATTCTACAATCTCACCACTGTTGCTTTGCATGACTGGAAGACGTATGGAGAGATGAAGAACATGGCTGAGCAGAAGTATGGCTTGTCACTTCCTGAATCACACCTGCCAAGCCAGACCCTTGAACAG GGTCTTGATGTGTTGGAGATAATGCGCAACATCCATGTCTTTGTGTCCAAGTACCTCTACAACCTTAACAACCAGATCTTTGTGGAGAGGACCAGCAACAACAAGCATTTAAACACCATTAACATTCGCCATATTGCTAACTCCATCCGCACTCATGGTATTGGCATCATGAACACAACT GTAAATTTCACATTCCAGTTCTTGAGGAAAaagttcttcattttttctcaGTTTATGTATGATGAACACATCAAGTCCAGACTTATTAAG GACTGGAAGTTCTTCAGGGAAAACCACATGCAGACAGatcaaaag TATCCCTATGACCGTGCAGACAAGTTCAACAAAGGCATTCGCAAGTTGGGCCTCACACCAGATGGAGAAAGTTACCTGGATCAGTTCCGCACTCTGATAACGCAGATAG GCAATGCTATGGGCTACATCCGTATGGTGCGTTCAGGGGGTTTGCACTGCTGCAGCAATGCCATTCGCTTCATACCTGACCTTGAGGACATTGTCAACTTTGAGGAGTTGACCAGAGAGGAAGGCCTGTCACCTGAGTGTCAGTTTGCTGCAAG AAATCTAGATAATGTCATCGAAAACCTTGCCAAAAACTTTGCAGAAGGAACAGAATATTTTAAG atgctGGTCGACGTGTTTGCTCCTGAGTTTCGCAACCCCAAGAACATGCATCTGCGAaacttgtttgtcattttgcCACCACTG ACACTGAACTTTGTTGAGCACTCAATCAGCTGCAAAGAGAAGATGAATCGAAAGAATAAAGTTGGGGCAGCTTTCACAGACGATGGTTTTGCAATGG GTGTCGCATACATCCTCAAACTCTTGGATCAGTATTATGAGTTTGACTCTCTGCATTGGTTTCAAGCAGTCCGTGACAAATTCAACAAAGATAAG gAGCAGCTAGGCAAACAGTCAGCTGGAGGGCGAGCAGATGAAAAGTTGCAGCAAACAATGAGCTTAACTGCAAAACGCTTGGATCAGACATTACAG gAATATGAGTTCTTGTACTACTCCTTGAGTAGTGCTCGCATCTTTTTCCGTGCTGATTTGACTGCTGCCGAGGAGATAGAAGCTAGCACCAGGG AGGAAAAAGGTAAGCAGGAAGGAGAGGCAGCCAGCCCTCAGAACACACAACCAGCAGCag GAGATACCAACCCGGACACCAGTCGAGTGAACAGTTCTAGCGCTGTCCCGCCCCCTTCCCCACCAGTTGCACCACCAGCTGCCCCACCTCCACTTTCAGGCTCAGCAGCAGCACCGCCcccaccgccgccaccaccaccaccaccgccgccgccaccaccaccaccaccgccgccgccaccaccaccgccgccgccaccaccaccaccgccgccgccgccaccacctccacctccaatGTGA